One Megasphaera vaginalis (ex Bordigoni et al. 2020) genomic region harbors:
- a CDS encoding GNAT family N-acetyltransferase produces the protein MEIRQATTADIDAVEATYTELLTYEAAHGTASNWVLGLYPVRRTAELAVGEGTMFVLTEGGKLCASMILNEKQGKEYRLIPWRYVHDAKEIMVLHTLCIPPSQQRRGYGKKMVLYALEYAAAHGYKAVRIDTWFYNTAAAALYTACGFRFAGMASTKLEGVIDEEEKFFECKITG, from the coding sequence ATGGAAATCAGACAGGCGACGACAGCCGATATCGACGCAGTGGAAGCGACGTATACGGAATTATTGACCTATGAAGCGGCACACGGTACCGCGTCGAACTGGGTTCTCGGTCTTTATCCGGTGCGCCGGACGGCGGAACTGGCCGTCGGGGAAGGGACGATGTTTGTGCTGACTGAAGGCGGTAAACTCTGCGCGTCCATGATTTTAAACGAAAAACAGGGAAAGGAATACCGTTTGATTCCTTGGCGCTACGTGCATGATGCAAAGGAAATTATGGTGCTTCACACCTTGTGTATCCCGCCTTCACAGCAGCGGCGCGGATACGGGAAGAAGATGGTCCTCTATGCTCTCGAATATGCAGCGGCTCACGGTTACAAAGCCGTGCGCATCGATACTTGGTTTTACAATACCGCCGCTGCGGCTTTGTATACGGCTTGCGGTTTCCGCTTTGCCGGCATGGCTTCGACAAAGCTTGAAGGCGTTATTGATGAGGAAGAGAAATTTTTTGAGTGCAAGATTACTGGTTGA
- the htpX gene encoding zinc metalloprotease HtpX, with amino-acid sequence MNSIKTVFLMTLLACILILIGNIFGGRQGMMIMFVVAIAMNFFSYWFSDSMVLKMYRAEEVGESHRLYRIVAELAQRAELPMPRVYIIPTDVPNAFATGRSPSHAAVAATAGILDMLDDEEIRGVLAHELSHVLHRDILISTIVACFASAISMIANMAQWAAIFGGGRGDDDDNGGGIIGLLATIIIAPLAASLIQFGISRTREYMADEEGGRMSDDPLALARALAKIDNYAHRRILPGATKATAHMCIINPFSGIGSGLASLFSTHPPTAERIERLEKLDRELHG; translated from the coding sequence ATGAACAGTATCAAGACGGTTTTTCTCATGACCCTTTTAGCCTGCATTCTGATACTTATCGGCAATATTTTCGGCGGTCGTCAGGGTATGATGATCATGTTCGTTGTCGCCATTGCCATGAATTTTTTCTCATACTGGTTCAGTGATTCGATGGTGCTCAAAATGTACCGCGCCGAAGAGGTCGGCGAGTCGCACCGCTTGTACCGGATCGTAGCGGAGTTGGCGCAGCGCGCCGAGTTGCCGATGCCGCGAGTATATATTATTCCGACGGACGTGCCCAATGCGTTTGCCACGGGACGCAGCCCTTCCCATGCGGCGGTCGCGGCGACGGCTGGTATTTTGGACATGCTTGATGACGAAGAGATCCGCGGCGTTTTGGCCCATGAGCTGTCTCATGTCCTGCATCGCGATATTTTGATCAGTACCATAGTTGCCTGTTTTGCCAGCGCTATTTCCATGATTGCCAATATGGCGCAGTGGGCGGCCATTTTCGGCGGCGGCCGCGGCGATGATGACGATAACGGCGGCGGTATTATCGGACTGTTGGCGACGATTATCATCGCGCCGTTGGCGGCGTCGCTGATTCAATTCGGTATTTCCCGCACACGGGAGTACATGGCGGACGAAGAAGGCGGCCGGATGAGCGATGATCCGCTGGCCTTGGCCAGAGCGCTGGCGAAGATCGATAATTACGCTCATCGCCGGATACTTCCCGGAGCGACGAAGGCGACGGCGCATATGTGCATTATCAATCCGTTCTCCGGTATCGGCAGCGGACTGGCCAGCCTTTTCAGTACACATCCGCCGACGGCAGAACGAATTGAACGGTTGGAAAAATTGGATCGCGAATTACATGGCTAA
- a CDS encoding DUF523 domain-containing protein codes for MNILISSCLLGQQCRYDGAVKTYAAVEALLAHEEIHVIPFCPEQGGGLSTPRPAAERRGERVVTAAAVDVTAAYQRGAAEALKLAIRFRCVAALLKEKSPSCGSGAIYDGTFTRTLRAGDGVTAERLKQAGIPVYGESRAAEIMDLLSSHVFTS; via the coding sequence ATGAATATTCTTATCAGTTCGTGTCTGTTGGGACAGCAATGTCGCTATGACGGCGCCGTTAAGACGTATGCTGCCGTCGAAGCGCTTTTGGCCCATGAAGAGATCCACGTTATTCCGTTTTGTCCCGAACAAGGCGGCGGACTGTCTACGCCGCGGCCCGCGGCGGAACGGCGTGGCGAGCGTGTCGTGACCGCAGCTGCTGTTGATGTTACGGCCGCTTATCAACGCGGCGCTGCGGAGGCTTTGAAGCTGGCGATACGCTTCCGCTGTGTCGCGGCATTGTTGAAAGAAAAGAGTCCGTCTTGCGGCAGCGGAGCAATCTATGACGGTACGTTTACACGTACCCTGCGCGCCGGCGACGGCGTAACTGCGGAACGATTAAAACAAGCGGGCATTCCCGTATACGGTGAGAGCCGGGCAGCTGAGATCATGGATTTGCTTTCCTCGCATGTATTTACATCGTAG
- a CDS encoding dihydroorotate dehydrogenase gives MNRNCLAVNFCGIAMKNPVMGASGTFGFGTEYADFMELGEVGAVISKGITPLPRAGNPGIRIAETAAGMLNCIGLENPGVDVFLRDILGKAAALPTPLLVNISAGSAEEYGLLAEKLDVAGVAGIEVNISCPNVKEGGIVFGTDPKAAAAVTAAVKRHTKKPVILKLSPNVTDIVVMAKAVEAAGADGISLINTITGMAIDIYSRRPLLGNITGGLSGPAIKPVALRMVWQTARAVSVPVLGLGGIATWQDAVEFMLAGASAVAVGACNFVNHRAVADIAAGLAQYCRDEGIANIRDIVGMAGK, from the coding sequence ATGAATCGGAACTGTTTGGCCGTGAATTTCTGCGGTATTGCCATGAAAAATCCTGTCATGGGCGCGTCGGGAACCTTCGGCTTCGGTACGGAGTATGCCGATTTCATGGAACTGGGAGAGGTCGGGGCCGTTATTTCCAAGGGAATTACGCCCTTACCGCGGGCCGGTAATCCTGGTATTCGCATTGCCGAGACGGCGGCGGGGATGCTTAACTGCATCGGTTTGGAAAATCCCGGAGTCGACGTTTTTTTACGGGATATTCTGGGGAAAGCGGCGGCGCTTCCGACGCCGCTGCTTGTAAATATTTCGGCAGGCTCGGCGGAAGAGTACGGGCTTTTAGCGGAAAAGCTCGATGTTGCCGGCGTTGCCGGTATTGAAGTCAACATTTCCTGTCCCAATGTCAAAGAAGGCGGTATTGTTTTCGGTACGGATCCGAAGGCGGCGGCGGCCGTTACGGCAGCAGTGAAAAGGCATACGAAAAAACCTGTCATTTTGAAGTTGTCGCCGAATGTGACCGATATCGTCGTTATGGCCAAGGCCGTCGAAGCGGCCGGAGCCGACGGCATTTCCCTGATTAATACGATCACCGGTATGGCTATCGACATTTACAGCCGTCGGCCGCTGCTGGGCAATATTACCGGCGGCCTCTCCGGACCGGCGATTAAGCCCGTGGCGCTCCGCATGGTTTGGCAGACGGCTCGGGCCGTTTCTGTTCCCGTTCTCGGCCTGGGCGGTATCGCTACGTGGCAGGATGCCGTGGAATTTATGCTTGCCGGTGCATCTGCCGTCGCCGTAGGCGCCTGCAATTTTGTCAACCACCGGGCAGTCGCCGATATTGCCGCAGGACTGGCGCAGTATTGTCGAGACGAGGGAATCGCAAATATCCGTGATATTGTCGGCATGGCCGGAAAATAA
- the gnd gene encoding decarboxylating NADP(+)-dependent phosphogluconate dehydrogenase, translated as MENDIGVVGMAVMGSNLALNMADHGAAVAVYNYTPDLTEKFIAEEKHEKITAYYELEAFVSSLRRPRKIMLMIMAGAPVDMMLEQLLPFLAVGDVVIDGGNSYYGDTQRRFERCQAEGIHFCGVGISGGAAGARFGPAIMPGGSKEGYAEIKGFYEAIAAKAEDGKPCCAYIGAGGAGHFVKMVHNGIEYADMQLIAEAYLLLKHVGHFTNREIADVFRLWNQGELKSFLIATAVEVFAADDDLGTGQLIDKIADCAGQKGTGRWTSIEAMRLGVDISLITAACNARVMSNASGRAKGQKSLVRPTGGKGGANLVETIRKSLYTAKIVAYAQGFSLYKKASEAYGWDLDYGRIAAIFRAGCIIRAEFLNKITAAYETDPALDNLLFAPFFLKRVNEGADSLRQIVSTAVCAGVPIPAYANAVEYLDAYASPQVGANVIQGLRDYFGAHTYRRLDRDGAFHYEWGLHD; from the coding sequence ATGGAAAATGACATCGGCGTTGTCGGCATGGCCGTAATGGGCAGTAATCTGGCGCTGAATATGGCGGATCACGGAGCGGCTGTCGCCGTTTATAACTATACGCCGGATTTGACGGAAAAATTTATTGCCGAAGAAAAACATGAGAAAATTACCGCCTATTATGAATTGGAAGCCTTTGTTTCTTCTTTGAGGAGGCCGCGCAAGATCATGCTCATGATCATGGCCGGGGCTCCCGTCGACATGATGTTGGAACAGTTGCTGCCGTTTTTGGCAGTCGGTGATGTCGTCATTGACGGAGGGAACTCTTATTATGGCGATACACAGCGCCGTTTTGAGCGTTGTCAGGCAGAAGGCATTCATTTTTGCGGCGTGGGTATTTCCGGCGGCGCCGCGGGAGCGAGATTCGGACCGGCTATCATGCCTGGCGGCAGCAAAGAAGGATATGCCGAAATCAAAGGCTTTTATGAGGCGATCGCCGCCAAAGCGGAAGATGGAAAACCTTGCTGCGCTTATATCGGCGCCGGCGGCGCCGGCCATTTTGTGAAGATGGTTCACAACGGTATTGAATATGCCGATATGCAACTTATTGCCGAGGCTTACTTGCTGTTGAAACATGTCGGTCATTTTACGAATCGGGAGATAGCCGATGTGTTCCGCTTGTGGAACCAGGGCGAGCTGAAAAGCTTTCTGATTGCGACGGCTGTCGAGGTTTTTGCCGCAGATGACGATCTCGGCACAGGCCAGCTGATCGACAAGATTGCCGACTGTGCGGGGCAAAAAGGGACCGGGCGCTGGACCAGCATCGAAGCGATGCGCCTTGGCGTCGATATATCTCTGATTACGGCGGCCTGTAACGCCCGCGTCATGTCAAATGCGTCAGGTCGTGCAAAGGGACAGAAATCGCTGGTGCGACCTACAGGCGGCAAGGGCGGAGCGAATCTGGTTGAGACGATACGGAAAAGCCTGTATACGGCGAAGATCGTCGCTTATGCGCAAGGTTTTTCCCTTTATAAAAAAGCCTCGGAAGCGTACGGATGGGATCTCGATTATGGCAGAATCGCCGCCATTTTTCGGGCCGGCTGTATCATTCGTGCCGAATTTCTGAATAAGATCACTGCCGCTTATGAAACGGACCCGGCTTTAGATAATCTTCTGTTCGCGCCGTTTTTTCTGAAGCGTGTCAATGAAGGTGCGGACAGTCTGCGGCAGATTGTTTCGACGGCTGTTTGTGCCGGTGTTCCCATTCCGGCTTATGCCAACGCCGTCGAGTATTTGGACGCTTACGCCAGCCCGCAGGTCGGCGCCAATGTGATCCAAGGCTTACGGGATTATTTCGGCGCGCACACGTATCGCCGTCTTGATCGTGACGGTGCCTTTCACTATGAATGGGGGCTGCATGACTGA
- a CDS encoding site-2 protease family protein, protein MMFGFDFASIIAGIPGLLMAMVFHEFAHAFVADRMGDPTPRMTGRLTLNPVVHIDPIGLIMLFVARFGWAKPVMINPNHFKNWRKGEVCVSLAGPAANLLLAFLAMFVKVCLFKTGLLFSHGLNLVLDLIVLYNVNFAIFNLIPIPPLDGSRLLTVLLPSRWSYRLAALERYSFLILIVFVMTPVFSYILIPLQRLVLGVFGIFFSLFL, encoded by the coding sequence ATGATGTTCGGATTTGATTTTGCAAGTATTATCGCCGGTATTCCCGGTTTGCTTATGGCGATGGTTTTTCATGAATTCGCCCATGCCTTTGTTGCCGACAGGATGGGGGATCCGACGCCGCGTATGACCGGCCGTCTGACTTTGAATCCTGTTGTGCATATTGACCCTATCGGTCTGATCATGCTTTTTGTCGCCCGGTTCGGCTGGGCCAAGCCGGTCATGATCAATCCCAATCATTTCAAAAATTGGCGAAAAGGGGAAGTTTGCGTTTCGCTTGCCGGTCCGGCGGCGAATTTGCTGTTGGCCTTTCTGGCTATGTTCGTCAAGGTCTGTTTATTTAAAACGGGGCTTCTGTTTTCGCATGGACTGAATCTGGTCCTCGACTTGATCGTTCTCTATAATGTCAACTTTGCTATTTTCAACCTGATCCCCATACCGCCGCTGGACGGTTCCCGTTTGCTCACCGTTCTGTTGCCGTCACGATGGTCGTACCGGTTGGCGGCGTTGGAGAGGTATTCGTTCCTGATTCTGATCGTTTTCGTTATGACACCTGTTTTTTCGTATATATTGATTCCCTTGCAACGTCTTGTGTTGGGAGTGTTTGGCATATTTTTTTCCCTATTCCTGTAA
- the lepB gene encoding signal peptidase I translates to MNTVIREVFEWIYSIVIALAIAMVIHIFLFQPTRVSGESMVPTLHNGEYLIVAKWSHVLHSEPDYGDIVIIDSRVRYTRTWLDDIAEPMHNYIAFFNSALQTRNVWVKRVIGKGGDTLAFHDGKVWRNGEALDEPYTNEVMEYSRGGEITIPDGYVFCMGDNRNHSSDSRFIGPVPIDHVLGKVIW, encoded by the coding sequence GTGAATACAGTCATACGTGAAGTCTTTGAATGGATATATTCCATCGTAATCGCTCTGGCCATTGCCATGGTGATCCATATTTTTCTTTTTCAGCCGACGCGGGTTTCCGGTGAATCTATGGTGCCGACGCTGCACAACGGGGAATATCTCATCGTTGCCAAGTGGAGCCATGTTTTGCACTCGGAACCGGATTATGGAGACATCGTCATCATTGACAGCCGTGTCCGGTATACGCGTACCTGGCTGGATGATATTGCCGAACCGATGCACAATTACATCGCCTTTTTCAATTCGGCTCTGCAGACTCGCAATGTTTGGGTCAAACGCGTTATCGGCAAAGGCGGCGATACGCTGGCGTTCCATGACGGTAAAGTATGGCGCAACGGCGAAGCCTTGGATGAGCCCTATACGAATGAAGTGATGGAATATAGCCGCGGCGGTGAGATTACGATCCCCGACGGGTATGTTTTCTGTATGGGCGATAATCGCAATCACAGCAGTGACAGCCGTTTTATCGGGCCCGTTCCGATCGACCATGTTCTCGGCAAGGTGATTTGGTAA
- a CDS encoding MurR/RpiR family transcriptional regulator, with the protein MSREEIERIPFLRGAYEGLTKSERQIAAYIAQRPRRIMKETIPGIAAATGSSEITVSRFCKKLGFHGLQELKRALTAYLTANEMKEYHDIEASDSCRVVAEKVFQNLSEGLQDTLRLLDYETVDAAAAVLRRARRVAIYGFGNSATVCKDLAARYVRLGLTVQAYADPHMQVTSAALLTAADAVIAVSHSGASYELLQSVEAARNRGASIISITSHLQSPLAKLSDYCLHGMGREVNYSSEAGASRLIHMAIGDVLYTRMAMADPDAFAANMEQMRHEIMKKRR; encoded by the coding sequence ATGTCTCGGGAAGAAATCGAACGGATACCTTTTTTGCGCGGCGCGTATGAAGGGTTGACGAAATCGGAACGACAGATCGCCGCCTATATTGCGCAGCGGCCGCGGCGGATCATGAAAGAGACGATTCCCGGTATTGCCGCGGCGACGGGCAGTTCGGAAATTACCGTATCCCGTTTTTGCAAAAAGCTGGGATTTCACGGGTTGCAAGAGTTGAAACGGGCTTTGACGGCCTATCTCACTGCCAATGAAATGAAAGAATACCATGATATCGAGGCAAGTGATTCGTGTCGCGTCGTTGCGGAAAAGGTATTTCAGAACCTTTCGGAAGGCTTGCAGGATACGCTGCGTTTATTGGACTACGAGACGGTAGACGCGGCGGCGGCCGTCCTGCGCCGGGCGCGGCGAGTCGCCATTTACGGTTTTGGCAATTCGGCCACGGTCTGCAAGGATCTGGCGGCGCGCTACGTGCGGCTCGGATTGACCGTTCAGGCGTATGCGGATCCGCACATGCAGGTGACTTCGGCTGCGCTGCTGACGGCAGCCGATGCGGTAATTGCCGTTTCTCACAGCGGCGCTTCTTACGAACTGCTCCAGTCGGTTGAGGCGGCCAGAAATAGAGGGGCATCAATTATTTCCATTACCAGCCATCTGCAGTCGCCGTTGGCCAAGCTGTCGGACTATTGCCTGCACGGCATGGGCCGGGAAGTGAACTATTCATCCGAAGCCGGCGCTTCGCGATTGATCCACATGGCGATCGGCGATGTCCTCTATACGCGTATGGCTATGGCCGACCCCGATGCGTTTGCGGCTAACATGGAACAGATGCGGCATGAAATTATGAAAAAGAGAAGGTAA
- a CDS encoding gluconate:H+ symporter, with product MPLVILAIGILILFFLIVKVKLNSFLALLLVAGLVGIAEGLPLAKLIPTIEKGLGGTLGGLAIVVSFGAMLGKLMAESGGAQRIATTLIRVFGRENVKWAVCLTGFIVGIALFYEIGFVLLIPLVFTIAAEAKIPLLEVGIPMAAALSVTHGFLPPHPGPTAISVIYNADIGTTLVYGAILAIPTAIVAGPVYYNFTKDINPAIPQGLYNPKIFSEEEMPGFGISVFTALVPVVLMAASAIAKLVLDQASPLAVTLEFLGQPDMALTISVAIAVYTFGIGRGKAMKEIMETVKDAVLAIAMILLIVGGGGALKQILIDSGVGAYIGNVVAGADLSPLLLAWLVAAVIRTACGSATVAALTAGGIAAPICAATGANPELMVLATGAGSLIFSPPNDPGFWLFKEFFGLTVKETARTWCALETIISLMGLIGVMVLNLFIA from the coding sequence ATGCCATTAGTTATTTTAGCCATTGGTATACTCATCCTGTTTTTCCTCATTGTCAAGGTCAAGCTGAACAGTTTTCTGGCCCTGCTTCTTGTAGCCGGTCTCGTCGGCATTGCCGAAGGATTGCCCTTGGCCAAATTGATTCCGACCATTGAAAAAGGGTTGGGCGGAACCTTGGGCGGCTTGGCGATCGTCGTATCTTTCGGCGCCATGCTCGGTAAGCTGATGGCCGAAAGCGGCGGTGCGCAGCGAATCGCAACGACGCTAATCCGCGTTTTCGGCAGGGAGAATGTCAAATGGGCCGTATGCCTGACCGGATTCATTGTCGGTATTGCCTTATTCTATGAAATCGGCTTCGTCCTGCTTATTCCTTTGGTCTTTACGATCGCGGCGGAAGCCAAGATACCCTTGCTTGAAGTGGGGATCCCCATGGCTGCGGCTTTATCCGTTACCCACGGTTTTTTACCGCCCCATCCGGGGCCGACGGCCATTTCCGTTATCTATAACGCCGATATCGGGACGACGTTGGTTTACGGCGCGATTTTAGCGATCCCGACAGCCATCGTTGCCGGACCTGTGTACTATAATTTTACGAAGGATATCAATCCGGCCATTCCGCAGGGCTTATATAATCCGAAAATTTTCAGCGAAGAAGAAATGCCCGGCTTCGGCATTTCCGTATTTACCGCTCTTGTTCCCGTTGTCCTGATGGCGGCTTCGGCCATTGCCAAACTTGTTCTGGATCAGGCTTCACCGTTGGCTGTAACGCTTGAATTCCTCGGCCAACCCGACATGGCGTTGACGATTTCCGTGGCTATTGCCGTTTATACTTTCGGCATCGGCCGCGGTAAGGCGATGAAAGAGATTATGGAAACCGTAAAGGATGCCGTTCTGGCCATTGCCATGATCCTGCTCATCGTCGGCGGCGGCGGCGCGCTGAAGCAGATTCTGATCGACAGTGGTGTCGGTGCTTATATTGGCAATGTTGTTGCCGGTGCCGATTTGTCGCCTCTTTTGTTGGCCTGGCTCGTCGCTGCCGTCATTCGAACGGCCTGCGGTTCGGCGACTGTCGCCGCGTTGACGGCCGGTGGGATTGCCGCTCCCATTTGCGCTGCTACCGGTGCCAATCCGGAACTGATGGTCTTGGCCACCGGCGCCGGTTCGCTTATCTTCAGCCCGCCCAATGATCCCGGCTTTTGGCTCTTTAAAGAGTTTTTCGGGCTGACCGTTAAAGAAACGGCGCGCACCTGGTGCGCTTTGGAAACGATTATCTCGCTTATGGGGCTCATCGGCGTCATGGTCTTAAACCTGTTTATTGCCTGA
- a CDS encoding gluconokinase, whose protein sequence is MNSANQAVWIGVDVGTTGVRAIAYTAEGVNVCSSEAFYPLLTPRPDWAEESPLQIYEAVVSVIAETATQLRYKNKELSGIALSTAMHSFAGLDERKEPLMDMQTWADSRSAGVVREMKRDETLCRSFYERTGCPIHACYPLAKIIWLRRNQPELFAKMKFVGSLKDYIFYHLTGEWVLDRSSASTSGLYNERALCWDREIMAYAGIAESCMPPVVSTTYSGSLTGQAAAAVGLPAGLPVVIGATDGVLVNVGIGAVNSGQLSGTIGTSGALRMLTKTPKTDRKMRTWCYNLTDDMWVAGGAINNGGMILRWVRDKICHYGGSALESLDIDPYDLMTMKAAHIEPGADGLICLPYFTGERAPYWNSELRGMFFGFSLNHSRSHMIRAVMEGICYSLNSVMLALKEFGAVADIRVSGSFTKSELWLQILADILGEAITLPDNSEGAAFGAAVLGFISNGQLQTIADTANLVHAKKIYTPQADHVAAYEELYGIFERIYDHLLPEFAAITDYQKKRC, encoded by the coding sequence ATGAATTCGGCAAATCAGGCTGTATGGATCGGCGTGGATGTGGGAACGACGGGGGTACGGGCGATCGCTTACACGGCGGAAGGCGTCAACGTCTGTTCTTCTGAAGCCTTTTATCCGCTTTTGACGCCGCGTCCGGATTGGGCGGAGGAAAGTCCGCTGCAGATTTATGAAGCCGTAGTATCCGTGATCGCCGAAACGGCGACGCAGTTGCGTTATAAAAACAAGGAGCTGTCAGGAATTGCTTTGAGTACGGCCATGCACAGTTTTGCCGGACTTGATGAACGGAAAGAACCGTTGATGGACATGCAGACTTGGGCCGACAGCCGCAGCGCCGGAGTCGTCAGGGAAATGAAACGGGATGAAACGCTGTGCCGTTCGTTTTATGAACGGACGGGCTGCCCGATCCATGCCTGCTATCCGCTGGCAAAGATCATTTGGCTGCGCCGCAACCAGCCGGAGCTGTTTGCGAAGATGAAGTTCGTCGGTTCGCTGAAGGATTATATTTTCTATCATTTAACCGGTGAATGGGTTCTGGACAGATCGTCAGCCAGTACCAGCGGACTGTATAATGAACGGGCTCTGTGCTGGGACAGAGAAATTATGGCTTATGCCGGGATCGCCGAATCCTGCATGCCCCCTGTCGTCTCCACCACGTACAGCGGCAGTCTGACGGGGCAGGCGGCGGCGGCCGTCGGTCTGCCGGCAGGTTTGCCTGTCGTTATCGGCGCTACCGACGGCGTTCTCGTCAACGTCGGCATCGGCGCCGTCAATTCCGGTCAGCTGAGCGGCACGATCGGTACGAGCGGCGCATTGCGCATGCTGACGAAGACGCCGAAGACGGACAGGAAGATGAGGACATGGTGCTATAATCTGACCGATGACATGTGGGTTGCCGGCGGTGCCATCAATAACGGCGGCATGATCCTGCGTTGGGTTCGCGACAAGATCTGCCATTACGGCGGCAGCGCCTTGGAAAGTCTCGATATTGATCCGTACGATTTGATGACGATGAAAGCCGCGCATATTGAGCCCGGCGCTGACGGATTGATCTGCCTGCCGTACTTCACGGGAGAACGGGCGCCGTATTGGAATTCGGAACTGCGCGGCATGTTTTTCGGATTTTCTCTGAATCACAGCCGTTCTCACATGATTCGCGCCGTCATGGAAGGCATTTGCTATAGTCTAAACAGCGTTATGCTGGCCTTGAAAGAATTCGGCGCTGTTGCGGATATCCGCGTCAGCGGCAGCTTCACGAAATCGGAATTATGGCTGCAAATATTGGCTGATATTTTGGGCGAAGCGATTACCTTGCCGGATAACAGTGAAGGCGCCGCTTTCGGCGCCGCCGTTTTGGGCTTCATTTCGAACGGACAATTGCAGACCATTGCGGATACAGCCAATCTCGTTCATGCCAAAAAGATATATACTCCGCAAGCCGATCATGTGGCGGCATATGAAGAACTGTACGGTATTTTTGAGCGTATTTACGACCATTTGCTGCCGGAGTTTGCGGCGATTACGGACTATCAGAAGAAAAGATGCTGA
- a CDS encoding dihydroorotate dehydrogenase electron transfer subunit codes for MKKFLGIQEVIANEEIISGVWKMIFYAPEIAAEARPGQFVNVRKDKSLVFLRRPFGIVAAKDGAVTIIYRVVGTGTEELTAMRAGDLLSVAGPLGDGVFSTAPGKTLLVGGGVGLAPLIFLADVLPDPVVLIGSKNEAETFWVRFFEHAAAEIYVTTDDGTAGIKGVAAAALPQIFEEHAIDRIAVCGPTAMMRTIAAAAAAANIPCEVSMEKRMACGIGACLGCTFAGKASGRRYKVCTDGPVFAAKEVF; via the coding sequence GTGAAAAAGTTTTTAGGAATACAGGAAGTCATTGCTAATGAAGAGATCATTTCCGGCGTTTGGAAAATGATCTTTTACGCGCCGGAAATAGCGGCAGAGGCCCGGCCCGGTCAGTTTGTCAATGTGCGGAAGGATAAGAGTCTTGTTTTTCTGCGCCGCCCCTTCGGCATCGTTGCTGCTAAAGACGGCGCCGTGACGATCATTTATCGTGTTGTCGGGACCGGGACGGAAGAGCTGACTGCAATGCGGGCCGGCGATCTGCTCAGCGTTGCCGGTCCTTTAGGAGACGGCGTTTTTTCCACGGCGCCGGGTAAAACGCTGCTCGTCGGCGGCGGTGTCGGGCTGGCGCCGCTTATCTTTTTAGCCGATGTCCTGCCGGATCCCGTCGTTTTGATCGGCAGTAAGAACGAGGCGGAGACCTTCTGGGTGAGGTTTTTTGAACATGCTGCCGCCGAGATCTACGTGACGACAGACGACGGGACGGCCGGCATCAAAGGCGTCGCGGCGGCGGCGCTGCCGCAGATTTTCGAGGAACATGCTATTGACAGAATCGCTGTCTGCGGTCCGACGGCGATGATGCGAACGATAGCGGCGGCAGCTGCTGCTGCGAACATTCCTTGTGAGGTTTCCATGGAAAAACGGATGGCTTGCGGCATCGGTGCCTGTCTGGGATGTACGTTTGCAGGCAAAGCCAGCGGCCGGCGTTACAAGGTCTGTACGGACGGCCCTGTTTTCGCGGCAAAGGAGGTTTTCTGA